A DNA window from Callospermophilus lateralis isolate mCalLat2 chromosome X, mCalLat2.hap1, whole genome shotgun sequence contains the following coding sequences:
- the Agtr2 gene encoding type-2 angiotensin II receptor → MKDNFSLATISKNLTSSLELANVSGNNESTFNCSHKPSDKHLDAIPILYYIIFVIGFFVNTVVVTLFCCQKGPKKVSSIYIFNLAVADLLLLATLPLWASYYSYRYDWLFGPVMCKVFGSFLTLNMFASIFFITCMSVDRYQSVIYPFLSQRRNPWQASYIVPLVWCMACLSSLPTFYFRDVRTIEYLGVNACVMAFPPENYAQWSAGIALMKNILGFIIPLIFIATCYFGIRKHLLKTNSYGKNRITRDQVLKMAAAVVLAFIICWLPFHVLTFLDALAWMGVINSCEVIAVIDLALPFAILLGFTNSCVNPFLYCFVGNRFQQKLRSVFRVPITWLQGKRESVSCRKSSSLREMDTFVS, encoded by the coding sequence ATGAAGGACAACTTCAGTCTTGCCACCATCAGCAAAAACCTTACCAGCAGTCTGGAACTTGCCAACGTATCTGGCAACAATGAGTCCACCTTTAACTGCTCACATAAACCATCAGATAAGCATTTAGATGCAATTCCCATTCTGTATTACATTATTTTTGTGATTGGATTTTTTGTTAATACTGTTGTGGTTACACTGTTCTGTTGTCAAAAGGGTCCTAAAAAGGTTTCTAGCATTTACATCTTCAACCTGGCTGTGGCTGACTTACTTCTTTTGGCTACTCTTCCTCTCTGGGCAAGCTATTATTCTTACAGATATGACTGGCTTTTTGGACCTGTGATGTGCAAGGTTTTTGGTTCTTTTCTGACTCTGAATATGTTTGCAAGCATTTTTTTTATTACCTGCATGAGTGTTGATAGGTACCAATCAGTTATCTACCCCTTTCTGTCTCAAAGAAGAAATCCCTGGCAGGCATCTTACATAGTTCCCCTGGTTTGGTGTATGGCCTGTCTGTCCTCATTGCCAACATTTTATTTCCGAGATGTCAGAACCATTGAGTACCTAGGGGTGAATGCTTGTGTTATGGCTTTCCCACCTGAGAATTATGCCCAGTGGTCAGCTGGGATCGCCTTAATGAAAAATATCCTAGGTTTTATTATCCCTTTAATATTTATAGCAACATGTTACTTTGGAATCAGGAAACACTTACTGAAGACCAACAGCTATGGGAAGAACAGAATCACCCGTGACCAAGTCCTGAAGATGGCAGCTGCTGTTGTCCTGGCGTTCATCATTTGCTGGCTTCCCTTCCATGTTCTGACCTTCCTGGATGCTCTGGCCTGGATGGGTGTCATTAATAGCTGTGAAGTTATAGCAGTCATTGACCTGGCACTTCCTTTTGCCATCCTCCTGGGATTCACCAACAGCTGCGTTAATCCctttttgtattgttttgttgGAAACCGGTTCCAACAGAAGCTCCGCAGTGTGTTTAGGGTTCCAATTACTTGGCTCCAAGGCAAGAGAGAGAGTGTGTCTTGCCGGAAAAGCAGTTCTCTTAGAGAAATGGACACCTTTGTTTCTTAA